From Pseudothermotoga thermarum DSM 5069, a single genomic window includes:
- a CDS encoding extracellular solute-binding protein codes for MPDGVQRGGVVVGGGSLWILKQKNKAEEEAAWKLVKYLAEPGPQIIWHQATGYYPIRVDAIQKLQVSGYYAENPHHLTALLQLLTSVQNYNTQGAIIGAFPEVRDAIESAIEKMISGTLTPKQALDEAEKAANKAIKEYF; via the coding sequence CTGCCAGATGGGGTTCAAAGGGGAGGAGTTGTTGTAGGTGGTGGGAGCTTATGGATTTTAAAACAGAAAAATAAAGCTGAAGAAGAAGCTGCATGGAAGTTGGTAAAATACCTTGCTGAACCTGGGCCACAGATAATTTGGCATCAAGCCACTGGATATTACCCAATCAGAGTTGATGCCATTCAAAAGCTTCAAGTAAGTGGTTATTACGCTGAAAATCCGCATCATCTCACTGCTTTGCTTCAACTTCTAACAAGCGTGCAAAATTATAACACTCAGGGAGCCATAATAGGGGCTTTCCCAGAAGTTAGAGATGCTATAGAAAGCGCTATTGAAAAGATGATATCTGGTACCTTAACACCAAAACAAGCACTTGATGAAGCAGAAAAAGCCGCAAACAAAGCTATAAAAGAATACTTCTAA
- the cysK gene encoding cysteine synthase A, producing the protein MKIAKNLAELIGNTPLVELGNYSKVKGIKARLVAKLEYFNPGGSVKDRIGLSMIEDAERRGILKPGATIIEPTSGNTGIALAMVAAIKGYRLILTMPETMSVERRKLLKALGAEIVLTPGSEGMRGAVKKAEELATQIPNSFMPQQFKNPANPEIHRRTTAEEIWRDTDGQVDIFVAGVGTGGTITGVGEVLKQRKPDVKIVAVEPYDSPVLSGGQPGPHKIQGIGAGFIPDVLNLKVIDEIIKVKAEEAFETSRLLAKTEGLIVGISSGAAAFAATQVALRPENEGKMIVVILPDTGERYLSTDLYEV; encoded by the coding sequence ATGAAAATAGCCAAAAATCTCGCAGAATTGATAGGAAATACGCCTTTGGTTGAACTCGGCAACTACAGCAAGGTAAAGGGAATAAAAGCAAGGCTTGTTGCAAAGTTAGAGTATTTTAATCCTGGTGGTAGCGTCAAAGATAGAATAGGCCTTTCCATGATAGAAGATGCCGAAAGAAGAGGTATTCTCAAACCAGGTGCAACAATAATTGAACCCACCAGCGGTAATACAGGAATCGCTCTTGCGATGGTTGCAGCGATCAAAGGGTACCGCTTGATTTTGACAATGCCAGAAACGATGAGTGTGGAAAGAAGGAAACTTTTAAAAGCCTTAGGTGCTGAAATAGTTCTTACACCGGGCTCCGAAGGAATGAGAGGGGCAGTGAAAAAAGCAGAAGAACTTGCAACACAGATTCCAAATTCCTTTATGCCACAGCAATTCAAAAATCCCGCCAATCCGGAAATTCACAGAAGAACAACAGCTGAAGAGATATGGAGAGATACCGATGGACAGGTTGACATCTTCGTCGCAGGTGTTGGTACCGGCGGAACGATAACGGGGGTTGGAGAAGTTCTCAAACAGCGCAAGCCTGATGTCAAAATTGTCGCCGTAGAACCTTACGATTCGCCTGTTCTTTCCGGTGGTCAACCTGGTCCGCACAAAATTCAGGGCATCGGAGCAGGTTTCATACCAGATGTGTTGAATTTAAAAGTAATAGATGAAATCATCAAAGTGAAGGCCGAGGAAGCTTTTGAAACCTCTCGCTTGCTTGCAAAAACTGAAGGGCTGATAGTTGGAATATCCTCTGGTGCAGCTGCCTTTGCAGCAACCCAAGTGGCACTTAGACCCGAAAACGAAGGAAAAATGATCGTGGTGATTTTGCCCGACACCGGTGAGAGATACCTTTCGACAGATTTGTACGAAGTTTAA
- a CDS encoding carbohydrate ABC transporter permease: MKKRTKRMIRVIILEILLASISVVVFAPFFLAIVMSIQPSEFVFVFPPRFLPKGFHWQNYVQAFKVVPFGRMILNSAIVAVLITFGKLVTGTFSGYAYSNFKFRGDKISFYIVFATLFIPVEIVLIVPLFRIVSKFGWVNTYWAMTIPFMASATNTFLMQQHFKTIPKEFEDAAKIDGANSMQYFFKIMLPLSRPIIAGASIINFTYAWNMYLWPLIVAMEDKMKTVQVAVNMIMNAESSQNWGVIMAATVVALLPTLLIFFALQDLFVKSLVSSGLKG, encoded by the coding sequence ATGAAGAAAAGAACTAAAAGAATGATAAGGGTGATCATCCTAGAAATACTTCTTGCATCAATCAGCGTGGTTGTTTTTGCTCCATTTTTTTTGGCGATTGTTATGAGCATACAACCTTCAGAATTCGTTTTTGTATTCCCTCCGCGTTTTTTGCCTAAAGGTTTTCATTGGCAGAACTATGTTCAAGCTTTCAAAGTGGTTCCATTTGGTAGGATGATACTAAATAGTGCAATTGTGGCTGTGTTGATAACATTTGGTAAGCTTGTTACTGGAACGTTTTCAGGTTATGCTTATTCAAATTTCAAATTTAGGGGGGACAAAATTTCTTTCTACATTGTTTTTGCCACTCTTTTCATTCCAGTAGAAATAGTTTTAATTGTGCCCCTGTTCAGAATTGTCAGCAAGTTTGGTTGGGTTAACACCTACTGGGCAATGACGATACCCTTCATGGCAAGCGCTACAAACACCTTTTTGATGCAACAACACTTTAAAACTATTCCAAAGGAATTCGAGGATGCGGCGAAAATAGATGGCGCAAACAGTATGCAGTATTTCTTCAAGATAATGCTACCTTTGTCCCGCCCGATAATCGCTGGGGCAAGTATCATAAACTTCACTTATGCGTGGAACATGTATCTTTGGCCACTCATAGTAGCTATGGAAGATAAGATGAAAACGGTTCAAGTAGCCGTGAACATGATAATGAACGCTGAATCTTCTCAAAATTGGGGAGTTATAATGGCTGCCACTGTTGTGGCGCTTTTACCAACACTTTTGATTTTCTTCGCACTACAGGATT
- the folP gene encoding dihydropteroate synthase, protein MSFLVTKLDEPLAGLDKIGVDPASIPIFQKKGQFIGLLIYDVPVIAANVIKQEMLAAGGDAAVHRSAITHKIEKTNVLTLGTLAQHDKVIRKLAMMPYWGLDLISQAMKECLYSEMPKEMPLPNGKKLVFDRTLIMGIVNVTPDSFYAASRVQKDQLLDYVAKMVQNGVDIVDIGGESTRPGSDRVPLDEELNRVLPAIELVKANFDVIISVDTYKSKVAEEALKLGVHIVNDISALRFDGKMLEVVLKYKPAVILMHMKGEPKTMQQNPYYEDVVKEILEFFVERISLLKKYGLDDRVIIDPGIGFGKRFEDNIEILKRLDQFKSLKVPLLIGHSRKSFIGHALGGIPAEERLFGTLAVTAYCVMKKVNILRVHDVAENLQIVKMISQLI, encoded by the coding sequence ATGAGTTTTCTCGTTACAAAGCTTGATGAACCATTGGCGGGTTTGGACAAAATAGGGGTTGATCCTGCTTCCATACCGATTTTTCAAAAAAAAGGGCAATTCATAGGACTTTTGATATACGACGTTCCTGTGATAGCGGCAAATGTGATCAAGCAAGAAATGCTTGCTGCCGGTGGGGACGCAGCTGTTCACAGAAGTGCGATAACTCACAAGATTGAAAAAACAAACGTTTTGACTTTGGGAACGCTTGCGCAACACGATAAAGTCATAAGAAAACTTGCCATGATGCCCTATTGGGGATTAGACCTGATTTCGCAGGCTATGAAAGAATGTCTATATAGTGAGATGCCGAAGGAGATGCCATTACCAAATGGAAAGAAGCTAGTTTTTGATAGAACCCTTATCATGGGAATAGTCAACGTCACCCCAGATTCATTCTACGCTGCAAGCAGAGTTCAAAAAGATCAACTTCTTGACTATGTTGCCAAAATGGTCCAAAACGGTGTTGACATAGTTGACATCGGTGGCGAATCGACAAGACCTGGATCAGATCGAGTACCTCTTGATGAAGAGCTGAACAGGGTTTTGCCTGCCATCGAACTTGTCAAGGCAAATTTTGACGTAATCATCTCCGTCGATACTTACAAATCCAAAGTGGCAGAAGAAGCCTTAAAACTCGGTGTTCACATCGTGAACGACATAAGCGCTTTGCGGTTTGATGGAAAAATGCTGGAGGTTGTTTTGAAATACAAACCTGCAGTTATTTTGATGCACATGAAAGGTGAACCGAAGACCATGCAGCAAAATCCATACTATGAAGATGTTGTTAAAGAAATTCTTGAATTCTTTGTTGAAAGGATAAGTCTGCTAAAAAAGTATGGACTTGATGATAGGGTAATAATAGACCCAGGAATTGGTTTTGGAAAACGTTTTGAGGACAACATAGAGATACTCAAAAGGCTCGATCAATTCAAGTCGTTGAAAGTACCACTCTTGATAGGACATTCGAGAAAATCTTTCATCGGACATGCTTTAGGAGGTATTCCAGCCGAAGAAAGGTTGTTTGGAACCCTTGCTGTAACTGCTTACTGCGTCATGAAGAAAGTAAACATACTGAGAGTTCATGATGTGGCAGAAAACCTTCAGATTGTAAAAATGATAAGTCAATTGATATGA
- a CDS encoding dicarboxylate/amino acid:cation symporter, which translates to MEQLAKGKGRIFGWYFGTNVLVRILIGLILGAIVGLIVGPKIQVISPLGDLFIRLLRMIVVPVIFFSLVAGAASIRPSKLGKVGVKIMVYYLITTVLAVSIGLIMANIFKPGLGITLPGEAPGRQLTQPSLIQTLLNIVPTNPVDSLAKGDVLPIIFFALVFGISLSYLRDSKEERLSEGATLIFKFCDAAAETMYKIVRGILEYAPIGVFALIAVVFGNQGAKAFGPLGMVTLTVYITLAVHLFVVYGIALRIFGLSFTRFLKGAKEAMLTAFVTRSSSGTLPITLKNADELGIPRGISSFTLPLGATINMDGTVIYQGVCTLFIAFAVGANLTFTQQLTVIITATLASIGTAGVPGAGAIMLLMVLNSVGFKVDPGTRVAAAYAMILGIDALLDMGRTCLNVTGDLVGTSIVAKTEGELDLSKWK; encoded by the coding sequence GTGGAGCAGTTGGCAAAAGGCAAAGGCAGAATCTTTGGCTGGTACTTTGGTACAAACGTCCTTGTGAGGATTCTCATCGGCTTGATCCTTGGAGCGATTGTTGGGCTGATAGTTGGACCGAAGATTCAGGTTATCTCTCCCTTAGGTGATTTGTTCATCAGATTACTCAGGATGATAGTTGTACCAGTCATATTTTTCTCGTTGGTAGCGGGCGCAGCAAGTATAAGACCTTCCAAACTTGGTAAAGTTGGAGTCAAGATAATGGTTTACTACCTTATAACAACCGTTCTTGCTGTCTCAATAGGTTTGATCATGGCGAATATCTTCAAGCCAGGTCTTGGTATAACACTGCCGGGCGAAGCTCCTGGAAGACAATTGACACAACCTTCTTTAATTCAAACACTTTTGAATATTGTACCAACCAACCCTGTTGATTCCCTTGCAAAAGGAGATGTTTTGCCTATAATCTTCTTTGCACTTGTGTTCGGGATATCACTCTCGTACTTGAGGGACAGCAAAGAGGAACGACTCAGCGAAGGTGCAACGTTAATTTTCAAATTCTGCGATGCAGCAGCTGAAACGATGTACAAAATAGTCCGGGGTATTTTAGAGTATGCACCGATCGGTGTTTTTGCTTTGATAGCCGTTGTGTTTGGAAACCAAGGCGCCAAAGCTTTCGGACCGCTTGGCATGGTGACTTTGACGGTTTACATTACCCTCGCAGTGCATTTGTTTGTGGTTTATGGAATTGCTTTGAGAATTTTTGGCTTGTCTTTCACTAGGTTTCTCAAAGGTGCAAAAGAAGCTATGTTAACTGCTTTTGTGACAAGAAGTTCAAGTGGTACCCTACCTATTACCTTGAAGAACGCCGATGAACTTGGTATACCAAGGGGAATTTCTTCTTTCACATTACCTCTTGGTGCAACAATAAACATGGATGGAACAGTTATCTATCAAGGAGTTTGTACGTTGTTCATAGCCTTTGCAGTTGGTGCAAATTTGACTTTTACACAACAATTGACCGTTATAATCACGGCTACTCTTGCTTCAATAGGCACAGCTGGTGTACCTGGTGCTGGAGCGATAATGTTGCTTATGGTTCTAAACTCTGTTGGCTTCAAAGTTGATCCTGGAACAAGAGTTGCAGCAGCTTACGCGATGATCCTTGGAATTGATGCTTTACTTGACATGGGAAGAACTTGTTTAAATGTTACTGGAGATTTGGTTGGTACCTCAATTGTAGCAAAAACAGAAGGTGAACTTGATCTATCAAAGTGGAAATGA
- a CDS encoding homoserine O-succinyltransferase codes for MPVVVPADLSSGKVVKSEGIPVFSYGEISEKDGPFVKIGILNLMPNKEETEAQFLRVLGNTPIICHVTFLYTKTRIPQHTPFEHLKKFYKTFDEVKGEFFDGFIITGAPVEHLPFEEVDYWEELTQIMDWCETNVGTTYYVCWAPQAALYHRYGVQKYMLKKKMFGVFKHTIKNKNEYLFKGFDDVFYAPHSRHTEIRKEDLLKIPEIEILSESDEAGIYIAATKDRRHIFVTGHPEYDPLTLKREYERDKARGMDIDIPKNYFPNDDPKLEPIVNWRCHGHLLFANWLNYYVYQKKFVK; via the coding sequence ATGCCTGTTGTTGTCCCAGCCGATCTTTCCTCTGGAAAAGTTGTCAAGTCAGAGGGTATACCAGTTTTTTCCTATGGTGAAATAAGCGAAAAAGATGGACCGTTTGTAAAAATCGGGATATTGAACTTAATGCCAAATAAAGAGGAAACAGAAGCCCAATTTTTGAGGGTTTTGGGCAATACACCTATAATCTGTCATGTGACTTTCTTGTATACCAAAACACGCATCCCGCAACATACACCTTTTGAACACTTAAAAAAATTCTACAAAACTTTCGACGAAGTGAAAGGCGAATTTTTCGATGGTTTTATAATAACTGGTGCTCCCGTAGAGCATTTACCCTTTGAGGAAGTTGATTACTGGGAAGAATTAACACAAATAATGGATTGGTGTGAAACGAATGTTGGAACCACCTATTACGTTTGTTGGGCACCCCAGGCTGCGCTTTACCACCGTTACGGGGTACAGAAATACATGCTCAAGAAAAAGATGTTCGGAGTGTTCAAACATACCATCAAAAATAAAAACGAATATCTCTTCAAGGGGTTTGACGACGTATTTTATGCCCCACACTCGAGACACACCGAGATCAGAAAAGAAGATCTGTTGAAAATACCTGAGATAGAGATTCTGTCAGAATCCGATGAAGCTGGCATTTACATAGCCGCAACAAAGGACAGAAGACACATCTTTGTGACAGGTCATCCCGAATACGATCCTTTGACTTTAAAGCGAGAATACGAAAGGGACAAAGCCAGAGGAATGGATATAGACATACCGAAAAATTATTTTCCAAACGACGATCCAAAACTTGAACCAATAGTAAACTGGAGATGCCATGGACATTTGTTGTTTGCAAACTGGTTGAATTATTATGTTTATCAAAAAAAGTTTGTAAAGTGA
- a CDS encoding homocysteine synthase — protein sequence MEKRKFGFDTLQVHAGQIPDPTTGARAVPIYQTTSYVFKSTEHAAKLFALEEEGNIYTRIMNPTTDVFEKRMAALEGGVGAVAVASGSAAITYAILNITSAGDEIVSASTLYGGTYNLFANTFKKFGITVRFVDPDDPENFKKAINERTKAIFVETIGNPNANLVDMEKIAKIAHEHGIPLIVDNTFATPYLFRPFEHGADIVVHSATKFIGGHGTSLGGVIVDSGKFDWEASGRFPELTQPDPSYHGLTFTKAFKEAAYIVKVRAQLLRDTGACISPFNSFLLLLGLETLSLRMEKHLYNTRKIVEFLSSHPAVEWVNYPNLPTSKYYELAKKYFPKGAGSIFTFGLKGDVEACKRFIESLQIFSHLANVGDAKSLAIHPASTTHSQLSEEDMLKAGITLNMVRLSIGIEDVDDLIWDLDQALRKAVRI from the coding sequence GTGGAAAAAAGAAAATTTGGTTTTGACACACTTCAAGTTCACGCAGGACAAATTCCAGATCCAACAACTGGTGCAAGAGCTGTGCCAATCTATCAAACCACCTCTTACGTTTTCAAGAGCACTGAACATGCTGCAAAACTTTTTGCGCTCGAAGAAGAAGGAAATATATACACAAGGATCATGAATCCAACCACAGATGTTTTTGAAAAAAGAATGGCAGCACTTGAAGGAGGGGTGGGAGCGGTAGCTGTGGCTTCCGGATCTGCGGCGATAACTTATGCTATTCTCAACATAACTTCAGCCGGAGATGAAATCGTTTCTGCATCCACCTTGTATGGAGGAACTTACAACCTTTTTGCCAATACATTTAAAAAATTTGGAATAACCGTAAGGTTTGTTGATCCGGATGATCCAGAAAATTTCAAAAAGGCGATTAACGAAAGGACAAAGGCAATCTTTGTTGAGACCATAGGTAATCCAAACGCAAACCTTGTTGACATGGAAAAAATAGCGAAGATCGCGCATGAACACGGAATACCTTTGATAGTCGATAACACATTCGCCACACCGTATCTGTTTAGGCCATTCGAGCATGGTGCAGATATAGTCGTTCATTCCGCAACAAAGTTCATAGGAGGACATGGAACAAGCTTAGGTGGAGTGATCGTTGACTCTGGCAAGTTCGATTGGGAGGCAAGCGGAAGATTTCCCGAACTTACACAACCAGACCCAAGTTATCACGGTTTGACTTTCACGAAAGCTTTCAAAGAAGCTGCTTACATAGTCAAAGTTAGAGCACAACTTTTGAGAGACACCGGGGCTTGCATCAGCCCGTTCAATTCGTTTTTGCTTTTGCTTGGTTTGGAAACACTTTCGCTTCGGATGGAAAAGCACCTGTACAACACACGAAAAATCGTCGAGTTTTTGAGCTCACATCCTGCGGTCGAATGGGTCAACTATCCCAACTTACCAACCAGCAAGTACTACGAACTTGCCAAAAAATACTTTCCAAAAGGGGCCGGATCAATTTTCACTTTCGGTTTGAAGGGTGATGTTGAAGCTTGTAAGAGGTTCATAGAAAGCCTGCAGATCTTTTCGCACCTTGCCAATGTCGGAGATGCAAAATCTTTGGCAATACATCCGGCAAGTACAACTCACTCTCAACTTTCCGAAGAAGATATGCTGAAAGCTGGCATCACTTTGAATATGGTGAGACTATCGATAGGAATAGAAGATGTGGACGATTTAATTTGGGATTTGGATCAAGCGTTGAGAAAGGCTGTGAGGATATGA
- a CDS encoding RrF2 family transcriptional regulator: protein MFQVSSTSKLAIKIFVLLGSCSSENQMSLNELSKKLRVSKKYLQRILLKLQKSGLLKSIRGKKGGYVLPKPADQITILDILRVTENDLNLIDCLKTNGLKECPRANQCITRKLWQKVKTEIEEFAKSITIKDLLDAYEKFKVKSYIYHI, encoded by the coding sequence ATGTTTCAAGTTTCATCCACATCTAAGCTGGCGATCAAAATTTTTGTCCTACTTGGCTCTTGCTCCAGCGAAAATCAAATGAGCTTGAATGAGTTGTCGAAAAAGCTTCGTGTTTCAAAAAAGTACTTGCAAAGAATTCTTTTAAAGCTTCAAAAATCAGGGCTTTTGAAAAGTATTCGCGGTAAGAAAGGTGGATATGTTTTGCCAAAACCAGCTGATCAAATAACGATTTTAGACATTCTGAGAGTCACAGAAAACGATTTGAATTTGATCGATTGCTTGAAAACCAACGGGTTAAAAGAATGTCCTAGGGCAAATCAGTGTATAACGCGAAAATTGTGGCAAAAAGTGAAAACTGAAATTGAAGAATTTGCAAAAAGTATAACCATCAAAGATCTTTTAGATGCATACGAAAAGTTCAAAGTCAAAAGTTACATTTACCACATATAA
- a CDS encoding RrF2 family transcriptional regulator encodes MKVSTTSRYGLRALIDLAAHSHSSYVSLASIAERQKISQKYLESIFKILAKAGIVRAVKGAYGGYKIVDEALQISVKKILEILESNLKALSPQSDDHFDRFIEEFLWQRLTLRIENLLDSITLKDLVREYTEIMEPNSLMYYI; translated from the coding sequence TTGAAAGTATCGACCACAAGTAGATATGGTTTGAGGGCTTTGATAGATTTAGCTGCACATTCGCACAGCAGTTATGTCTCACTTGCAAGTATTGCAGAAAGACAGAAAATTTCACAGAAATATTTAGAGAGCATCTTCAAAATTCTTGCAAAAGCCGGAATAGTGAGGGCAGTTAAAGGAGCTTACGGTGGTTATAAGATCGTTGACGAGGCTTTGCAAATTTCTGTGAAGAAGATTCTTGAAATACTTGAATCCAACTTGAAAGCACTATCCCCTCAATCAGATGATCATTTCGACAGATTTATCGAGGAATTTTTGTGGCAAAGATTGACTTTAAGAATTGAGAACCTGCTAGATTCCATAACTTTGAAAGATTTGGTAAGGGAATACACCGAAATTATGGAACCGAATTCTTTGATGTATTACATATGA
- a CDS encoding carbohydrate ABC transporter permease has protein sequence MRKHITPYLLLLPTFVIIVLFIYYPAYDAFYSSFYRISVFGNRRIFVGLKNYLDLFRNPDYLNSVSFSLIYTFVTVTASLFLGFFLALLLDQKIPGIRIYRTMIFAPYAISYAIAGALWGFLLNPVVGHVNYLMLRFFGIQTHWLITRPYAAYSLIFASVWKILPFNVIFYLAALQSLPGEVLEASTIDGASSWIRIWRIIFPLVSPITFYLVIMNIISATFQSFAIVDVMTKGGPGNYTTTLIYRLYLDGFRFQKLGPASAQNVILFLVMIVVTVIYFFYGQKKVHYQ, from the coding sequence ATGAGAAAGCATATTACACCTTACCTTTTGCTTTTACCAACTTTTGTGATAATAGTTTTGTTCATATATTATCCTGCTTACGATGCGTTTTATTCGAGTTTCTATAGAATTTCGGTTTTTGGTAATAGAAGGATATTTGTTGGTTTAAAAAATTACTTGGATTTGTTCAGAAATCCAGATTATTTGAACAGTGTGTCATTTTCTCTCATTTATACATTTGTTACTGTTACTGCTTCGCTGTTCTTAGGTTTTTTCCTTGCTTTACTTTTGGATCAAAAAATACCGGGAATAAGGATTTATAGAACCATGATATTCGCTCCTTATGCTATTTCATATGCCATAGCAGGGGCTTTGTGGGGATTCCTTTTGAACCCTGTGGTTGGTCATGTGAACTATTTGATGTTAAGATTTTTTGGTATACAGACTCACTGGCTAATCACAAGACCGTATGCTGCTTATTCGTTGATATTTGCTTCCGTTTGGAAGATACTTCCATTCAACGTAATTTTCTATTTAGCAGCCTTGCAAAGCCTTCCTGGTGAAGTTTTGGAGGCGAGCACAATCGATGGTGCAAGCAGTTGGATTAGAATTTGGAGAATAATCTTTCCACTTGTTTCGCCAATAACTTTTTATCTTGTGATAATGAACATAATTTCGGCTACTTTTCAATCTTTTGCAATAGTTGATGTTATGACCAAAGGTGGTCCCGGGAATTATACGACGACTTTGATCTACAGGCTATATCTTGATGGATTTAGATTTCAAAAACTTGGTCCTGCAAGCGCTCAGAATGTAATTTTGTTTTTAGTTATGATCGTCGTTACGGTCATCTACTTTTTCTATGGTCAAAAGAAGGTTCACTATCAGTGA
- a CDS encoding NUDIX hydrolase has protein sequence MRKNLAAVCVPLIYIQKEPHIVFVKRSRKLKRHPGQIGFPGGFVEKEESAEKAALRELKEEIGVPPNYVEVLAKLKIVTTTTTNIKIEPFLVLVKTRIFNLNKREVDEIYFVSFQLFEQIEPEQVTLSKNRSTIRYRLPGLVIWGATARIIKNSLEDIKKVLKEVKEK, from the coding sequence ATGAGAAAAAATTTGGCAGCCGTTTGTGTTCCATTAATATACATTCAAAAGGAACCTCACATTGTTTTCGTAAAAAGATCAAGAAAACTAAAGCGTCATCCTGGGCAAATTGGTTTCCCAGGAGGATTTGTTGAGAAAGAAGAATCGGCTGAAAAAGCTGCTTTGAGAGAACTTAAAGAAGAGATAGGTGTTCCTCCAAACTATGTTGAAGTTCTAGCAAAATTGAAAATCGTCACAACGACAACTACGAATATAAAAATAGAACCATTTTTGGTTCTTGTGAAAACACGTATTTTCAATTTGAACAAAAGAGAAGTTGATGAAATCTATTTTGTAAGCTTTCAGCTTTTTGAGCAAATCGAACCAGAACAAGTTACTTTGTCAAAAAACCGTTCAACAATTAGGTATCGTTTACCTGGTTTGGTAATTTGGGGTGCAACTGCAAGGATAATCAAAAATTCTTTGGAGGATATAAAGAAAGTTTTAAAGGAGGTCAAAGAAAAATGA